From Planctomycetota bacterium, one genomic window encodes:
- a CDS encoding YggS family pyridoxal phosphate-dependent enzyme, translated as MATVRGNLERVRERIATACDRAARPPEAVRLVGVTKSVDPGRARELVMAGCGDLAESRPQQLWARAASLADLGDSVRWHLVGHLQRNKVQRTLPVCHLIHSLDSPRLLDSLWREARSANHIARVLVEVDLTGSAARTGLPPEEVEPLLAGWPADGSVVACGLMGMASAPEPGVPAGRARRQFAALRELRDRLRPLVPGLTELSMGMSDDFEDAILEGATIVRIGSALWEGLGPAA; from the coding sequence ATGGCGACGGTCCGCGGCAATTTGGAGCGGGTCCGCGAACGGATCGCGACCGCCTGCGACCGGGCGGCCCGCCCGCCCGAGGCGGTGCGCCTCGTCGGGGTGACCAAGTCGGTCGATCCCGGGCGGGCGCGCGAGTTGGTGATGGCCGGCTGTGGCGACCTGGCCGAGAGCCGTCCGCAGCAGCTCTGGGCGCGTGCCGCGTCGCTCGCCGACCTCGGCGACAGCGTTCGCTGGCACCTCGTCGGGCACCTGCAGCGCAACAAGGTGCAGCGCACGCTCCCCGTCTGCCACCTGATCCATTCTCTCGACAGCCCACGGCTGCTCGACAGCCTCTGGCGCGAGGCGCGCTCGGCAAATCACATCGCGCGCGTCCTCGTCGAGGTCGATCTCACCGGCAGCGCCGCCCGCACCGGCCTGCCGCCGGAGGAGGTCGAACCGCTCCTGGCCGGCTGGCCCGCCGACGGCTCGGTGGTCGCCTGCGGACTGATGGGGATGGCATCGGCGCCGGAGCCCGGTGTCCCGGCCGGACGCGCCCGGCGTCAATTCGCCGCCCTCCGGGAGCTCCGCGACCGGCTCCGTCCGCTCGTTCCCGGGCTCACCGAGCTGTCGATGGGGATGAGCGACGACTTCGAGGACGCGATCCTCGAAGGGGCGACGATCGTGCGGATCGGCTCAGCGCTCTGGGAGGGGCTCGGCCCCGCCGCCTGA
- a CDS encoding heme-dependent peroxidase, translated as MVGSSRRRPCFLPAAVILPRNDRPWTGSRAGGAHGVLGPGRSRLHSRWLSTRARFPPEEADSVTTSPTDSAARPSSAGSRPPASAGAPHGAAARHAADDTVSIEPSTGWHVSHLFYSFDRARLAGLSPRQVTEGIAAFSAALDPAAPGQPRRMQSWIVPGHKADFAVMVMDPSPLVVEGIHQRLLAGPLGAALVATWSFIGITEVSEYVPTVEQYGQRLLEEGEVADSPGYKAKVAGYAAREGAMRKARIEPDLPPWPNACFYPMNKKREVGENWFLLPFAERSKLMAEHGRTGMTFGGRVTQLITVSVGLDDWEWGVTLWARRPDFLKEIVYTMRFDEASARYAEFGPFYTGYVATPAAILAHCGVGGTAPGGHPHAGA; from the coding sequence ATGGTCGGTTCCTCCCGCCGGCGCCCGTGCTTCCTCCCCGCCGCGGTCATCTTACCGCGGAACGATCGCCCCTGGACAGGCAGCCGGGCCGGGGGGGCGCACGGCGTTTTGGGGCCGGGGCGGTCGCGCCTACACTCGCGGTGGCTTTCGACCCGCGCCCGCTTTCCGCCCGAGGAGGCCGACTCCGTGACTACCAGCCCGACCGATTCCGCCGCGCGGCCCTCCTCCGCCGGATCCCGTCCGCCGGCGTCCGCCGGCGCCCCCCACGGCGCGGCTGCCCGGCACGCCGCCGACGACACGGTCTCGATCGAGCCGTCGACGGGCTGGCACGTCAGCCACCTTTTCTACTCCTTCGACCGCGCCCGGCTCGCCGGCTTGTCGCCGCGGCAGGTCACCGAGGGGATCGCGGCGTTCTCTGCAGCGCTCGACCCCGCGGCCCCCGGCCAGCCACGGCGGATGCAGAGTTGGATCGTTCCCGGGCACAAGGCCGATTTCGCCGTGATGGTGATGGATCCGTCGCCCCTGGTCGTCGAGGGGATCCACCAGCGTCTGCTCGCCGGGCCCCTTGGCGCAGCCCTGGTGGCAACCTGGTCGTTCATCGGCATTACCGAGGTCAGCGAGTACGTCCCCACCGTCGAGCAGTACGGCCAGCGCCTGCTCGAGGAGGGGGAGGTCGCCGACAGCCCAGGCTACAAGGCCAAGGTCGCCGGCTACGCGGCCCGGGAGGGGGCGATGCGCAAGGCGCGGATCGAACCCGACCTGCCCCCCTGGCCCAACGCCTGCTTCTACCCGATGAACAAGAAGCGCGAAGTCGGCGAGAACTGGTTCCTGCTCCCGTTCGCCGAGCGCAGCAAACTGATGGCCGAGCATGGCCGGACGGGGATGACGTTCGGCGGCCGCGTCACGCAGCTGATCACCGTGAGCGTCGGTCTCGATGATTGGGAGTGGGGCGTGACGCTGTGGGCACGCCGCCCCGATTTCCTCAAGGAGATCGTCTACACGATGCGCTTCGACGAGGCGAGCGCACGGTACGCGGAGTTCGGGCCGTTCTACACCGGCTACGTCGCCACCCCAGCGGCGATCCTCGCCCACTGCGGAGTCGGCGGCACTGCTCCGGGAGGCCATCCGCACGCCGGTGCGTGA
- a CDS encoding WXG100 family type VII secretion target, whose translation MGQAIVDPQELRRFAARLRHFSTEVMTQMQTVQRQLNALGATWRDQEHQKFAEEFEQQLATFGRFVESTGEYVPYLIRKAERVEEYQQQR comes from the coding sequence ATGGGACAGGCGATCGTCGATCCACAGGAGCTGCGGCGCTTCGCCGCGCGGCTGCGGCACTTCAGCACCGAGGTGATGACGCAGATGCAGACGGTGCAGCGCCAACTCAACGCCCTCGGGGCCACGTGGCGCGACCAGGAGCACCAGAAGTTCGCCGAGGAGTTCGAGCAGCAGCTGGCGACCTTCGGCCGGTTCGTCGAGAGCACCGGAGAATACGTCCCCTACCTGATCCGCAAGGCGGAGCGGGTCGAGGAATACCAGCAGCAGCGCTGA